In Beggiatoa leptomitoformis, the genomic window TAGGATGACAATTGATAAAAATCAAAGCGTACTGCTGTTGTTTCAGTAAGCAGATGGCTTCTTCATCTGTATTGACAATAACGGGGTGTAATCCCAGCTTTTTTAACATACGTAAGGCGATTTTTTGATTAAAAATATCGTCTTCTATCAATAAAATATTTTTTGTATCTGCTGATGGTGCATTATTAACCTGCGTATTATCAATTTTTACCGATAGGTTTCCTTGCATAATACATTGAATTTTTTTATATAACTGGTGTAAATATATTGGTTTTTGTAGAAAGTGTGGATATTCTAGGATTGTCAAATGATTACAGGGAACAAGCACAATATTGGGTTTTGTAAAACCAGATAAAATCCTACTGGGCAGTAAGCAACTATCTAGGAGGAGCATATCGGCTTCTGTTTGTTTATCTAGGAGTTCTAAATAATGGGTAGTTGTCATCGTTTGAATATTAAATTGGGATACATAATCTTGTAAGTATTGACAAATTGTTACACTGGGATGGGCAATGAGAAGATGTAAATGTTCGAATGGTGCGTATTGTTCCGTGTGGGTGTTGGCAGTAAACCCGATGGTAAACCAGAAACAACTGCCTACTTGTGGCGTAGAAACTAATCCCATTTGTCCTTGCATACAGGTAACTAAGCGTTTAGACAAGGCAAGCCCTAAACCCGTTCCCTCATGGCGACGAGTGCTAGAATTATCTATCTGCGAAAAAACATCAAAGATTTTAGCCTGATGCTCTAGGGGAATACCAACTCCTGTATCACTGACTTCACAATGCAAATAGAGTTTTGTCGTTTCCATAGCCGATGGTGTAGCCGCACGGCGAATGGTGATGATAATTTCCCCTTTCTCTGTAAATTTTATAGCGTTACTAATCAGGTTGTGTAATACCTGACAAAAACGGGCGTGTTCTCCCTCTAATCGTTCAGGAATATCTGTGTCAATCCATACTAACACTTCTAACCCTTTGGTTTGTGCGGATAAAGCAAATTCGCTAAGGAGTTTTTCTATTGTTTGGTGGAGGTAAAACGTTTCTTCAGTTAATACAAGCTGCCCTGCTTCTAACATTGCAAAATCTAAAATATCGTTAATCATTTCTAACAGTTCATGCCCTGAACGATTGGCAATTTCAACATATTCGTTCTGCGTATCATCTAGTGCGGTGTGTAATGTGAGCGACAACATTCCCAACACAGCATTTAAGGGGGTGCGTAGTTCATGGCTCATGGTCGCTAAAAATTCACTTTTTGCTTGACTAGCATGTTCAACAAGCTGTTTTGCCTGTTCCATTTCTTGTAACAAGCGGTCGCGTTCCTTCAGTTTGTCTTCAATCGTATTCAGCAGTTGATTTGTTGAATGTGTCAATTGTCCTAATTCATCTTGTTCATGGTGTAATGGACATATTAACCGTTGTTTTTCTGGCTGTTTTGGGTCTATTTGACGTAATGCAGCCACCATATTTAATAGTGGATTTGTTAATAAACGATTAAAAAGAAAGAGTAAAATAAGGGCTAATATAATATTGCGTATCACGCCAGAAATGAGGGTAATAAAAGCACGGTCAAAAAAATGGGTTGCAAGTAAATGATTATCCACAGTTACTCGTAATAAACCGAAATTGTTGGTATCACTTAAATAGAGCGGGCTGTCATAAACCGTATTGCTACCAAAAAGTAGTTCAGAAAACCACCGCCAATGAGTGGGTAACAGAGGACGTTCTCGCTTAATCAAATATTCTCGGCGGCTATCAAATAATTCAATTTTATAAATGGGTTGGTACTGAAATAGCCCCTGTGCCAAACTCTCTGCTAATTTGTTATCTTCATTATCAACCGCTTGTATGGCTGATTTTTTTACCGTATTAACAACTTGTTTAACGGTGTTATCTAATTCTGCTTGCGCAGAAAAGTAATCAAGATAAATTTGTAAGAAACTAAATAACATACCTAACGCGAGCGCGATAAGCATGACTGAGCGTGCTTGTTGATAAGATAAACGTTTATGTAGTGGTAGCATTGATGAGTTAAAAGGCATAATGACGGTTTAAAAAGAAAAAATCTTAATTACAATAGTATGTAAGCACATTCGTGTTTCTTACGTGTATGGGTATAACGGGGTGTTATATTTCGCATTCTCATGAGGGACAAGGTACAATAAATTCACGGTGTCAATGGTGTAAAAAATATAACTACGTTAAAACGCTGGCACATTGTCGGTTAATACCCCCGTTGTGCGCAGTGCTTGCTTGAAATAACTTAATAAATTTTCAAGAATATTTTCACCAAGACCATGCCAACTTCTCATAGTTGTATTTAGACAAATAATTTACTTTTAAGGCGTTCTAACCATGTTGAAATTACCTTATTACTGTTGTTTCAGTTTGTTGTTATTGTTGGGTGCTTGTGGTGGTGGCGAAGCGGTAAAAGAAGAAACAACATCCACACAATCATCAACAACGGCAACACCAGAAACAGCGACAACGCAACAAGAGACTTACGAATATCATATTTTTCATATTCTGATTGCAACACCGCGTGGTATTAGTGCCGCTGACAGTGCATCCTTACAAGAACAAGCTGACAGGGTGTTAAAAATGGTTAAAGGCGGTGAAAACTTTCAAGGCGTTGCCGCAACCGTTTCTAGTGGTTCTAGTGCCGAAACAGGTGGCGATTTAGGTTGGCGGACTGCGCGCGAAATTCCTTCGTTATTTACTGATACGGTAAAAACAATGCAAGTTGGTGATGTTAGCGATTTAATCCGTAATGAAAGTGGGTTTCATATCATAAAGTTAGCGGATAAAAGACCTTCGCAACGTAAGTAATCGTAAGCAACAAATCCTCTGATGGGGTGGGGCTGGTTTTAATGTTAGCCCCTAAAGCCCGCTCAAAAAGGCTTATAAAATTTCTAAGAAGCAGAAAACTTTTGTTTTATCCATTGCCACCACGATGGTTTTGGCAATGTTGCTGTACGTAAGGTAGAAAAAGAATATTGATTTTGTAAGCTAGTTCCATTACTTTTAATAAACTCAAAAATAATTTGATTAAAAGAATCAGGTTGTTCCAGTTGTGGCACATGTCCCACCATTGGTAAAATCACCAGTTGTGCGTGTTGTAGTGCCAATATCATTCGTTCTAGTGCATCGCGCTTAACCAGCGTGTCGTGTTCCCCCCATATAATCAGAACAGGCAGGGACAACTCGTTTAATCTGTTTTGTACATTCCATGTTGTCAACGAATTCATAAAACCAACAATTGCTTCGGGTGGCATCCGTGCAGCATCATCCACCAGTGCGATAAAGTCAGCAGTTTGATGATTTAATGAAGGGGTCATTTGCTTGAAAATTCTCAATAGAATTGAGCGATTGAGATGCAAAGAATGCAATAGTGCATGAAATTCAAAAGACTCTAATAATCCAGTTATAAAGCTATTATGTTCTTGTTTTAAATGAGACATTCCTTCAGCAGGAGCAGGCGCGACCAGCGTCAGGGTAATGACACACTCAGGATGGTCTAGGGTAAATTGTTGAACAACCGCACCCCCTAAAGAATGTCCAACCAGATGTAGCGAAGGCAAATTTAATGCGGTTATAAACAGGTGTAAGTCTGTAGCAAGCTGTTCTATATCATACCCATTTGCTGTATGGTCGGTATCACCACAGCCGCGTAAATCAGGTAGGTAAGCGGTGTAATGTTCAGGTAAGTGCGAAAAAACGGAACGCCACCAACGCCACGAGGCAAAGTTACCGTGAACAAAAACAATAGGGACTTTTCCTTGTCCCATCTGTTCATAATGAACTGATAATTCTGGTATTTTTATGAATGGCATAATGATAAAGGTCTATTCAGCGTTATTAATTCTATGAAAGAAAACAAGTACATTTGATTTTTTTTATCTATTTGACGCAATCATAACCTAAACTGGTTTAATACTTGCTATATCAAGAAAAACAATTAAACAATCATAAGTTGAGCTATGCTACCCGACCCCATTGTGGCCTTTTTTTGGCAACATGCTGAAATACTGTGGCTATTAACCGTCATTTTTGACTTATCCACAACCATTCTTATGTACCGCTGGTTTGGTAAAGCGGGACTTTATGGGGTTGTCGTCATGAGTGTTATGCTCAGTAATCTGCAAGGTCCTAAGCTCATCACCGTATTTGGGATGCAAACAAGTGTCGGGGTAATTTTATATTCTGGCATTTACTTTGCGACGGACATTTTAAGTGAGAAATATGGCAGCCGTGAGGGACAACGAGCTGTTATGATTGGTTTTGTTGCCAGCATCATGATGGTATTCATGATTTATATCAGTTTGCTGTATGAACCCGCTAATGTGCCATTTGCAAAAGCAACGCATGAAGCAATTCTCACTTTATTTAACTTTACGCCTTTATTTGTTTTTGGTTCGTTATTTGTTTATTTGGTTAGTCAAAGTTTTGATGTATGGGTTTATCATAAACTGATGCACTGGACACAAGGGCGACATCTTTGGTTACGCAACAATGTCTCAACCATCGCCTCACAAACGCTAGACACGGCACTATATGCAGTCATTGTTTGGGCACCTATCGTTGGCATGAGTGAAGCCATAGAATTGGCGATTGCTAAATACATTCTTAAAGTCGTTGTTGCGTTAATGGATACGCCCTTTATTTATTGGGCAGCTTCATGGGATATGCGTCATCGTGATTGGAGCGAAACCCGACACGGAAAAGTTTATAACTATGAGGAAATAGAAGGTATTCCAGCTTTACCCGTTGTTACTACAACGCCTACCAAAAAAATAACGGAAGAAACAATTCCCTAATAAATGGTCGACTGTCACGGTTTACATGCACAAATAAAACCAATTTTCTGGAAATAGCTTAGATAGATTGCCATACGTTCTTCATCTATCACAGGGCAAGTTAAAGATGTTGCTGATAACTGTTCAATAGTTTGATCCACCTTAAAAATAGGGGTATCTGTAAAAAAAGCAGCTGTACGTAATAAGAAGCGTAGTAGGGTGAAAACCTCTTCTTTTGGCGTTGCTATTGCCTGTTGTGTTACTGCCTGTGACCAGTCGGCATAACTCAATGCCGTTAATGAATAGCCTTGTTGCTTAACCAACGCCATTAATTTAAGCCACGTTACATTTTGTGGATTTAACAAGTGAAATGTCTTGCCTATCGCTTCAGGTTGTTGGGATAACTGCACGACTGCAAGGCTTACATAATCTATTGGTGTTAAATTTAAATGTGTTATTACATCAGGATAATAACCGAGTTGAATACACGCCTTTAAAATCAAACAAAATAAATCATTTAAATTACTATGTGCGCCCGTTTGACTATGCCCTGTAATGCGTCCCGGGCGATAAATACAAGCAGGTAAACCACGTGCTTGTGCAATTCTAACTAATTCCTCCGCAACCCACTTTGTTTGACGATATCCGCCTTGTAACTGTCGTCCATCAGGCAACAACGTTTCGGCAATTTTTCCCCGATGTGCAGGGCTAAAAAAAACCGCCACTGTAGAAATGAAATGTACAGGTTTTGTATGATACAAACTAGCGAGATGTAAAATAGTTTGTGTACCCGACACATTAGTTGCCTTTAAAGCATCATAGGGACGTAACGCATTTACTTGCGCACCATTATGATAAATAACACTAATTTCTCGTGCAAGTTGTTGATAATCCGTTGCAGATAATCCCAGAAAAGGTTGGGCAAGGTCGCCTTGAACAATATGCACTCGTTGCAATTCTGTGCTAGAAAGTAAACCATGCGTCTGTAAATGTGTTTCTACACGCTTCATTCCCGTCGCACTATCAGCACAACGCACTAAACAATAAACCTCAGCACGGGTAAACTGTAACAAACTGTATAACAGATACGCGCCTAAAAACCCCGTTGCACCTGTCAGAAATACTGCACGGGGCGCGTGATAATCATCGGCGATAGGCTGATGATATTGAATCATTTCATCTAACTGGGCTTCTGCCAATAAATCTATTGAAGGAATTGCCTGTTTTAACATGTTTAGCCACCCATGAATAACGAACCTTCATTCTATAAACTTCCCACTACTTTTGACAGCAGGCTGTTTCAGGCAG contains:
- a CDS encoding alpha/beta fold hydrolase, which translates into the protein MPFIKIPELSVHYEQMGQGKVPIVFVHGNFASWRWWRSVFSHLPEHYTAYLPDLRGCGDTDHTANGYDIEQLATDLHLFITALNLPSLHLVGHSLGGAVVQQFTLDHPECVITLTLVAPAPAEGMSHLKQEHNSFITGLLESFEFHALLHSLHLNRSILLRIFKQMTPSLNHQTADFIALVDDAARMPPEAIVGFMNSLTTWNVQNRLNELSLPVLIIWGEHDTLVKRDALERMILALQHAQLVILPMVGHVPQLEQPDSFNQIIFEFIKSNGTSLQNQYSFSTLRTATLPKPSWWQWIKQKFSAS
- a CDS encoding peptidylprolyl isomerase, with the protein product MLKLPYYCCFSLLLLLGACGGGEAVKEETTSTQSSTTATPETATTQQETYEYHIFHILIATPRGISAADSASLQEQADRVLKMVKGGENFQGVAATVSSGSSAETGGDLGWRTAREIPSLFTDTVKTMQVGDVSDLIRNESGFHIIKLADKRPSQRK
- a CDS encoding queuosine precursor transporter, translating into MLPDPIVAFFWQHAEILWLLTVIFDLSTTILMYRWFGKAGLYGVVVMSVMLSNLQGPKLITVFGMQTSVGVILYSGIYFATDILSEKYGSREGQRAVMIGFVASIMMVFMIYISLLYEPANVPFAKATHEAILTLFNFTPLFVFGSLFVYLVSQSFDVWVYHKLMHWTQGRHLWLRNNVSTIASQTLDTALYAVIVWAPIVGMSEAIELAIAKYILKVVVALMDTPFIYWAASWDMRHRDWSETRHGKVYNYEEIEGIPALPVVTTTPTKKITEETIP
- a CDS encoding thioester reductase domain-containing protein; the encoded protein is MLKQAIPSIDLLAEAQLDEMIQYHQPIADDYHAPRAVFLTGATGFLGAYLLYSLLQFTRAEVYCLVRCADSATGMKRVETHLQTHGLLSSTELQRVHIVQGDLAQPFLGLSATDYQQLAREISVIYHNGAQVNALRPYDALKATNVSGTQTILHLASLYHTKPVHFISTVAVFFSPAHRGKIAETLLPDGRQLQGGYRQTKWVAEELVRIAQARGLPACIYRPGRITGHSQTGAHSNLNDLFCLILKACIQLGYYPDVITHLNLTPIDYVSLAVVQLSQQPEAIGKTFHLLNPQNVTWLKLMALVKQQGYSLTALSYADWSQAVTQQAIATPKEEVFTLLRFLLRTAAFFTDTPIFKVDQTIEQLSATSLTCPVIDEERMAIYLSYFQKIGFICACKP
- a CDS encoding ATP-binding protein, which codes for MPFNSSMLPLHKRLSYQQARSVMLIALALGMLFSFLQIYLDYFSAQAELDNTVKQVVNTVKKSAIQAVDNEDNKLAESLAQGLFQYQPIYKIELFDSRREYLIKRERPLLPTHWRWFSELLFGSNTVYDSPLYLSDTNNFGLLRVTVDNHLLATHFFDRAFITLISGVIRNIILALILLFLFNRLLTNPLLNMVAALRQIDPKQPEKQRLICPLHHEQDELGQLTHSTNQLLNTIEDKLKERDRLLQEMEQAKQLVEHASQAKSEFLATMSHELRTPLNAVLGMLSLTLHTALDDTQNEYVEIANRSGHELLEMINDILDFAMLEAGQLVLTEETFYLHQTIEKLLSEFALSAQTKGLEVLVWIDTDIPERLEGEHARFCQVLHNLISNAIKFTEKGEIIITIRRAATPSAMETTKLYLHCEVSDTGVGIPLEHQAKIFDVFSQIDNSSTRRHEGTGLGLALSKRLVTCMQGQMGLVSTPQVGSCFWFTIGFTANTHTEQYAPFEHLHLLIAHPSVTICQYLQDYVSQFNIQTMTTTHYLELLDKQTEADMLLLDSCLLPSRILSGFTKPNIVLVPCNHLTILEYPHFLQKPIYLHQLYKKIQCIMQGNLSVKIDNTQVNNAPSADTKNILLIEDDIFNQKIALRMLKKLGLHPVIVNTDEEAICLLKQQQYALIFINCHPNLLMHQPLLDTLHHTIQTVPVVALLAITDTIPPEFPPIIQAYIRKPFKLEEFTTLVQRLLNTETV